The Pongo abelii isolate AG06213 chromosome 7, NHGRI_mPonAbe1-v2.0_pri, whole genome shotgun sequence genome contains the following window.
AGTTAATGTTAGTAATGCCTAGCAGAGATTGCCAAGGACTAGGTACAGTTTAAAATACTttacatggccaggcatggtggctcatgcctgtaatcccagtactttgtgaggccaaggcaggtggatcacgaggtcaagagattgagaccagcctggccaacatggtgaaatcctgtctctactaaaaatgcaaaaagtagctgggtgtggtggtggtcacctgtagtcccagctacttgggaggctgaggcaggagaatcgcttgaacccgggaggtagaggttgcagtgagctgagatcgcaccattgcactccagcctgggtgacatagtgaaactccatctcaaaaaaaaaaaaaaaaaaaagaaataaaacacttacaCTTACCATTTTATTCAATCTTCACAAAACTCTTAACTGCAGTAAGAACTCAGGTCAACACTTAGGTCTTGCATCTCTCCAGAGGGTGTACTCTGTGTTGGGGAGTGGTAAGGAGGATGGATGCTCTGTGGCTGTGGGAACTCTGCAGCAATCATCCACCTGCACACAGCCAACCACTCCACAGTACAGAATAGTCCCTTGGTCACAAAACGCACTTCAACTCCTGCAAGAACTCTTGAGTCCCAAGAGGCAACTTAGGTCACAGGGAGCATCCTAAGGCAGGGTCAGCAAACTTTCCTATCAAGGACCAGAAGTAAATACTTTGGCTTTGTGCACCATATGGAATCTATCACAACTGCTAGATTCTGTGGTGCAAAAGCTGCCACAGCTATCTGTAAACAAATGGGCATagctgtgttccaacaaaacttttATCTAAAACAGGTCAGGGCTAGGTTTTCCATGAAACTGTGTCCTGACAGCCCCAGACCTGCTAGCCAGCAGGGAGGGGCCTCTCAGCATCCGGGCTTTCTCCTTGCTCAGGGAACAGGAGTACAGCTCTGAGAACTAAGGATGGGGGTGAGTGAGCTGGGCCCTCAAGGCAGGGCACTTACTAGGTGGAAAAAACAGCCTGGAAGCTCATGGGCATGAATTTGAGGTGCATGGAGACAGCTTCCTCTGTGGCCCAGAAACTACAAGCTGgaacagccatgtggaactgtgcaGCAGCCCAGAACAGGATATGGGGGCCTAAGTCACAGCAGACAAGTGAGAGGAGAAAGCTGACCTCAGATTGCAGATCTGTATAAAGAAAAGTAGGGTGGCGGGGGAGCCTTGGGTTCAAGTTTTGGAACAGGAGGGACAAAGAAGGGCAGGGAATTGGTGGTGATGAGTAGGTGCCACTTCTGAGGAAGATGACAGAGCAACTGGACCTGAAAAACTCTCAACTTACCCAAAATATCAATTACAGCCAGTGACAAAGAATTCACCCCACACAACTCATTACCAATCAAAAAAACTACTATGGTTATCTCAAACCAAATGTCACTTTACTTTTTTGGTAACTTTTGATTACAATAAAAAACTATTTATGAATATGCAGCCTCCATAATCTTCTCCCTTGTAACAAACATGCAGTCCGTTCGCAAGCTGTAAAAACAAGCCCAAACCCAAGACATCACAAGAGGCAAGAGTAGTGGCAGTGAGAAGGGAGCCTGTAAAGGATGTTTCAAAGGAGGGTCCCAGGCTATGTGGCCACTGGATGTAGGCAGTGAGCTGAGTCCAGGCTTTCGGTCTGGGAAGTGGCAGAGGCTGAGACAACAGCCAAAGAGGAGTTGGAGAGGAAACTATGCTCAGTTTCACTCCTGCCAGCCCAACAGGCTATTCCCTGGTGTGAATCAACTGGTGTTTGATCAACTTTGATCGCTggctgaaggctttcccacaagCAGCACAGTCGTAGGGCTTCACCCCAGTGTGAATCCTCTGGTGCTGGATGAGGACGGAACGCtgactgaaggctttcccacactcaCTGCATTTGTAGGGGCGCTCACCAGTGTGGATTATCTGATGCTGAATGAGGTGTGAGCTCTGGCTGAAGCCCTTACCACATTCAATACAGGTGTAGGGTTTTTCCCCAGTATGAACTTTCTGGTGGTGAATGAGATTTGAGCTTCGGTTGAAGGCTTTACCACACTGGTTACATTCATGGGGCTTCAGCCCATTATGAATCCTCTGATGCTGAATGAGGGTTGAGCTCTGGCTGAAGGTTTTTCCACATTCAGTACATtcatagggcttctctccagtgtggactCGCTGGTGAAGGATGAGGTTGGAGCTGCGACCAAAGGTCTTCCCACACTCATGGCACGCATAGGGCTTGTCGCCTGTGTGCACGCCCTGGTGCTGAATGAGGGCTGAGCTGTGGCTGAAGGCCTTCCCACAGACACTGCATCTGTATGGCTTCTCTCCCGTGTGGATGATCTGGTGCTTTCGGAGCACTGAGCTATAACTAAATGCTTTTCCACATACATTACACACGTGAggcttttctccagtgtgaattctccgATGCTGAATAAGGCTGGAGCTCTGACTAAATGCTTTCTCACAGTCGCTGCacttatagggtttctctccagtgtgaaccCTGTGGTGCTTAATGAGGTTGGAGACCCGACTGAAGGGCTTGCCACAATCATTACACTCAtaaggcttctctccagtgtggacCCTCTGGTGCTTCCTCAGGTGTGCACTCTggctgaaggctttcccacactcaCCACACTCAAAAGGCTTCTCTCCTGTGTGAGTCCTGTGGTGTTTGATGAGGTTTGAGCTTCGCCTGAAGGCCTTCCCACACTCACTGCACACATACGGCTTCTCCCCAGAATGGATTCTTTGATGTTGGATGAGGTTTGAGCTCCGCCTAAAAGCCTtcccacattcattgcattcaTAGGGCTTCTCACTCATGTGAGACTTTTGGTGCTTTTTAAGGCTCGAGTTCTGgctgaaggcttttccacattcattacacaTATAAGGCCTCTCACTGCTGTGGTGACTCTGATGCCTAGAAAAGTCTGAGTGCCCTcggaaggctttcccacattcgcTGCACTGGTAGGCTTTCTCACTCATGTGAGATCGATGACGGTTTTTAAGAACTGAGTTCTGGCTGAAGGTTTTCCCACAATCATCACACATAAAGGAAGCCTCCCCAGTGCGGACTATTTGACGCTGAATAAGGTCAGGATTTCCTTGGAAGGTTTTCCCACACTCATTACATATGAGTGGACTATCAGCTGTGGGAACCCCCTCAAGACCAGTTAGGTCCATGCTGTGCTGGAAACTCTGGCCCCCCATATCATACAGATGTGGTCTCTCTTCTGTAGGGATTTCCTGACATGCCATCAGGTTTGGGCTCAGACTGAAGTGACTGTCGAAACCATTACAGTCCAGATCTTTCTCCTCTAAGGGGCCCATAAGGAGCCCCATGGCAGCTGGTGTGAAGTCCCCCTCTTGGGAGAGGGATTGTGGCAGCCTCCTGCCTTCAGGAACTCCCCAGTCTCTTTCTGATACATCATCACACAGATCTCCAAGCTCGGGTACCTGGGAAACATCACCAGCATAGTTTTCTGATATTTCTGCCTGTGATTCCAAATCTTCATGAATGTCTTCCTTGTGAAGAAACTCCTTGTCTTCAGTCCTGGTGTCACAATCTGAAACAATAAATAGAATATCACTTGGAAGGCAGTGCTGCAGCAGGAGCAGGAACACAGACAGTCACAGTTGCACCCACTAACTGTGGAGGAGGCAAGAGGAGCAGGGGACCCTCTGGGGTGGCAGTCCAGATCAGAGGGCAtcagggaggggtgggaggagtgctGGGCAACTAGGCTGCATGGGGCTGCAGATGAGTGAGAGCTCTTGATGACCACTGACCCACCCTCCCTGGGACTCCACATCTCAGCAAATATTACTGCAGTCTGCCTTCTGGCTCAGGCCAAAATCCTGGGTGTCCCTTGACTCCCCTCTTCCTTGACACCCACACCAAATCACTGGCAAGTCCTGTCAGCTCTACCTCAGAGTGCAGCCCAAATCCAGGTGCTTCTCACCTCTCCCACCTGTACCAGAAAAACATCTCACACCACTCCTTACACTGTTACATATTTCACCCTTTTTCTCTCCACACTGCCAGGTGTGAGCCTTACCAGCCTATCTCCAGTTCTCTTAGTGCATGCTAATGGCACTGAGCTTGGTCTTAGGAGTCACCAGTGTGGAGAGAGACCCCGTTGTACACAGAGAAGAAACCCAGCTGGCTCTCAGGGCCTGGCAAGTTGAGTTGCATGGAGGCATCATTCAACCACTCCTGTGCAGCAGGGACCTGTGTGGAACATCAGATTCCATCCTGTTCAACAGAGGACCCTTTAGAGACTGCTGTGTCCTGTCAAAGCCACCTGTACCTCCAAAAAACTGCAATTCTGACTGGTGTTTGCTGATGACTTCTGGCCTAGTAACAATGTGCATCATCTTTCTGCAGACAGAAATGCACACAAAGCTCCGTGTCTGCCAGAAAAGGCTTCAgcatctccctctcccctttcatACCTGCAGAACAAAGAAACCCTCATGTCTCTGTGTCCCTTACTCAAATGAAGATGTCGAGAGTCTTTCATTCAAACTGACATCCCAGGCCACACTGCCACCTGGATGCTGAGCAGCCTTCCTGGCCCCCAACCTCCCCTCCTGCCCACAGCCTGGTGACATCAGACCTAGCACCATCACACACTCAAAACCTCCTCTCAGTGCCTCCTGGGCCTGTGTAGCCCAGGCCCTCCTAGACCCCACCTCTACCTCTGCTCCTGCTATACTCTGAGCAGGACAGATGTGTCCACCTTTGGGTCTGCCTTGCCCAGAGCACTCTCCACATGGCCCTTATGCTACCCGCTTCCCTTGCACAGGCCTCGCTGGGAGCCTTTCCCTGATCATAAATGCCAGCACCCCACCTACTTTCGTTGCCCCCACCCTGGCTGTCACCCACAGCCTGGATCACTCCCTGACACAGGACTGCATCCCCCAAAGTGGAAGACCTCTGGTCTAGCTGTAGTTGGTAGTGCTGAGTGGGTGTGAAGGATGCCCCTCCAATGCCCCTCCCACCTTGCGGCGTCCACcctgctccctccctgcctctccctgtcTGGGACTTTCAGGATCTGCCATAACAGCATTCCATTTCCACCTCCAGTTTGGAATTGTCTGTTCTCAAGGAGCTGTGGTGTGAATGCAGATCCAAACTGGCCCAGCCCTCACCATGACCCTCCTGGGACTTGCCACTCTACCCACTGCACCCACGTGTCTCTTGGTGACACTTCATGTCAGGTCACTTGACACCTGTGGTGCAGACACATCGTGCTGTGCCACTTTCAGCCAGAACACCCTCTTGCAGCTCCCTGTTTCCTGGAGTCTGGGATCAGGCCTCTCCTCTCCCACAGAGCTGCCATACGTGCCAGCACACAGATGTGGGTGCCTTTCTTTACCACCCTGCTGCCCTTTGGCAGGCCTGCTGTTATACACTCCACATGGGCTGCAGGGGCTTCCCCAATGTCCCCCATGAGCTTCAGCTCTCCATGTCCGAAGCCCCAGCCCTGGCTCCAGGGGGTGTCTGGGAAATGTGGCATCTACATGCTGCTGGGCTCCCAGGAGCAATGAGGAATGGGGGCTGCTGGGACAGGTGAGGTCTGGACAGAAGTCTTCAGCCCTGACAGGGATGTCCTGGGACTTGCCGCCCCCCATCCTCCACCCCTGCCAAGACCCTGACTTGGGAGACCCTTGCTGTCTTCTGGCTGTGTGGAGAAGTGACCCAAGGAAGGATGTAGAAGGCTGTGGCAACAACACAGACAGGAATCAGGAAGGTACTTCTGTGAAGGGTCAGAGAGGAGCTGTGTTAGGTGTTACAGCTGTATGATCTCTGTCATATggtctttgttgtttttaaaacccTTAAAAACACCtcaaaaccattcttagcttgcaGGACATAAAAACCAGCCCACTAGCTGGATTTGGTGGCCTCTGGCTGAGATGAGATGTCACTGGTGTGGACGAGGAGATGGCGACCATGAGGAACGGGTTGTCTAGCCCGAGCCACTGTTTAGATAGATCGAAGTCTTTTATTGAGACAGGAACTAAAGGTGAATTCTGTAGGTGAGAATGGTGAGAGATCACTTTTTGGACTGACTAAATTCAATGTAATTCTTCTCTGTAATATAAGAACTGTGGGGAAAAAATGAGTTCCTCTatagaaaggaaatataaaatgaaaaattttattttcctttaagaaatttttttttttgggagacagagtttggctcttatagcccaggctcgagtgcaatggtgccatctcagctcaacacaacctctgcctcctgggttcaagtgattctcctgcctcagcctcccgagtagctgggattacagggacgtgCCACCATTCCCTGCtaaaatttcttgtatttttggtagagacagggtttctccatgttggtcaggctgctctcgaattcctgacctcaggtgatccacctgcctcagcctcccagactgctgggattacaggtgtgagccaccacactcggccaaagaaaatctttttaaaaagtcagtaaaattTGGGCTTAAAGGTGAAgaaaaagatttgaaagcaaATACAGTTGCTTGCACTGTACTCTGACACCCAATTGGAAAAAAGGACAAGGGCTCTGAACCTTTCCAGAACAAAACACACCTTTTGTGAAGAGGAAACATCTTTATGATTAAAGACTTTTATGATGAGTGACCTACAGGTTTGTGGAACAGCTTGGATAATTACCCAAGTCATAAACCATGCCTGTGTGAATGCTGCGTGTGGCTGTGATGCATCAGTGGTTGCGCCACGACCTCCCTCAGTGCCCCAGCTGGGCTGTGTGTTGAACAAACCCCAGAGGCACCTCACACTCAGATGGGGCACTCCTTACTTCTTCATCTCCTGCAGCAAGTTGTtttcatttgatttaaaaatttactgagGTGAaattaacataacataaaatcattctaaaatgagcagtggcatttagtacatctATAATGTTATGCGACCACCACCTCTATTTTCAAAACATTCCCATCATTCCAAAGTAAAACCTCTTACCCATTAAGCAGTTTATCCCCatcttcctctccctccaggccctggcaaccactaatctgtattctgtgtctatgaatttacctattctggatatttcatacaaaaggaattatatagtatgtgaccttttgtgtctggcttcttttcctTGGCATGTCTCAGAGGTTCATCTGCGTGTAGCAGGTACCGTGCTTCCTTTTCATGGCTAAATTATATTCATTTGTATGTAGACACCACAATTAATCATTCATCCATTGACAGACATCTGGGCTGTTTGTACCTTCTGGCTACCATGAATACTACTGCTGTGAACATGATATGTATGTACTTGTTTGAGTATGTGtcttcaattcttttgagtatatatctaggagtagTACTATGTTCAAACTTCTGAGGACTcaccaaattatttttcagagtagttgtgccattttacattctggCCAGCGATGTATGAGGAtaccagtttctccacatcctcttttATCTTTTGGTTTTTTGATTATAGACATCCTAAAGAATGTGAAATAGtaatctcattatggttttgatctgcatttctctaatgactaatgatgttaagcatcttttcttttgcttgttagccattcatatgttttctttggagaaatgtttattcaagttctttgccctttatttatttatttatgagacagagtcttgctctgtcacccaggctggagtgcagtggcatgatctcagctcactgcaacctctgcctcccgagtagctgggattacaggtgcatgccaccactccgggctaagttttgtatttttaatagagacagggtttcaccacattggccaggatggtcttgaactcctgacctcaagtgatccacctgcctcgacctcccaaagtgctgggattgcaggtgtgagccaccgtgcccagcctttgcccatttttaaattgggttgctTGTGTTTTGTTGATGAGAAGTAagacttctttatatattctacataatACACCCTTATCAAAAATATGATTTGCAGATTTCTCCCCATTCTGCAGGatgcttttttcactttttgtctttttttttttttttttgagacagaatcttgctctgtcacccaggctggagtacactggtgtgatcttggctcactgcaacctctgcctcctgggttcaagcaaaagcctccagagtagctggaactatgggcacatgccaccatgcccaggtaatttttgtatttttagtagagaaggggttttgccatattggccaggctggtctcaaactcctgacatcaggtgatctgcctgccttggcctcccaaaatgctgggataacaggctgagccaccacatctggcttcttttcactttcttgataatatattttgatagtcaagttttaaattttgatgaagtccaatttatttatttttttcttttgttgctcatgcTTTGGTGCCATATCTAGgaatccattgccaaatccaagattGGGAAGATTTACCCCTAcactttcttctaagaattttagagttgttagctcttatatttaggttgtTGATctatttggagttaatttttgcatatggcatAAGGTAGGGGTTCAACTTCGCTcattttttgggacagggtcttgctttgctgttcaagctggagtgcagtggtgatcacaGCTGACTGTAGCCTTGAGCtgttggactcaagtgatcctcctgcctcagcacccctgGAGTAGGCACCAAcactcctggctattttttttttttgtatttttttgtagagacagagtcttgctatgttgcccacgctggtctcaaactcctggcctcaagcgatcctgtcaccttggactcccaaagtgctgggattacaggcatgagccaccacatctggccccaacttcattcttttacgTTTAGATATCTActtgtcccagcatcatttgcAGAAGGGCTATCTTTTCTCATTGATTGAAAGGACTTggtacccttgttgaaaatccCCCTGCCACatatgtatgggtttatttctggactctcaatttgATTCCACTAGTCTGTACATCTTTGTGccagtaccacattgttttgattactgcagctttgtagCAAGTTTTGAAAGTGGAAAGTCTAAGTCCTCtgactttgttatttttcatgattGTTTTGGCTACCCAGGGCTCTTTGTAActtcatatgaatttgaggatcgtcttttgtttctgcaaaaaaaggccattgtaattttgataggaattgcattgaatctgtagaacaCTCTAGGTAGTTTTGACAATTAATAttgtcttccaattcatgaacacatGATGCCTTCTATTTATTTGTGATTTCtttaattcctttccacaatattttgcagttttcagtgaATAAGTCTTAAATCTCCTTGGTCAAATTTAGTCCtaggttttaatttttcctaTTGATGCTATTGTATATGGAATTCcttccttaatttccttttcacacTGTTCATGGCTGGTATACAGAAACAACTGATTTTGTGTGTTGATCAGTtgctgcaactttgctgaatttgtttattagctctAGTAGCTTTTTTGTGGATTCTCTGGGATTTCATATATACGGAGTCATATCTTATGGAAAAAGAATTTTACTTCATTTCCCAACtggttgtcttttatttctttttcttgactaaCTGCTCTGATTAGAACTTGCAATACAAGGCTGCAGAGTGGCATGTTTGTCTTGTTCCCGACCTTAGGGGAAAAGTTTTGTTCTTCACTACTGCGTATGATGTCAGCTTGAGGGTTTTCACAAATGTCCTTTATCATGTTCAGGACGTCCCCTTCTATTAcaagttttatgaattttttttttaactgtgaaagtgttagattttgtcaaatgttttatttgcataaattgAGATGATCATAGTTTTTCTCCTTCGTTCTATTAATATGATGAATTACAACACTAGGTTTTcttatgttgaaccacccttctATTAATGTGATGAATTACAGCACTAGGTTTTCTTACATTGAACCACCCTTATATCCTGGgttaaatcccacttggtcatatgctattggattcagttttctatttctttgttgggAGTTTATATCTCTAGCCATAAAGGATAttggtttgtaattttcttttcttgtcttcaaGCCATATCTTCATCTGGCTTTGGAATCAGTGTAATGTTGACCTTATAGAATTAGGAAGTGTTCTCTCCTcctttggaagagtttgagaaggttTGGTATCAATTCATTAAATTCACCTTTAAATCCATcgtgggccaggcgtggttgctcagtctgtaatcctagcactctgggaggccgaagcgggtgtattgcctgagcttaggagtttgagaccagcctggggaacatggtctctactaaaaatacaaaaaattagctgggcatagtggcacatgccgtagtcccagctactcaggaggctgagacaggagaattgcttgaacccaggaggcagaggtcacagtgaactgagatcgtgccactgcactccagcctgaggaacagagtgagactccatccccccccccccaaaaaaaaaaaaagccactgtggtcctggactttattttattgagagtttttattactaACTCAATCTCTGTTAGAGGTCTATTCTGATTTTCTACCTATGCTTGAGTCAGTTTTAGGAATTTGTGTGTTTCTATTGATTCGTCCCTTTCATCTGGGTTATCTAATTTGTTAGTGTATAATTAGTCAcaatattctctttttattttggtaaGGTCACTAGTAATGTCCCCACTTCcacttctgattttagttatttgtgtctttttatttaaTCAATCTAAGTAAAGGTTTATCAACTTTATCTTTTCACAAAAGCAACATTTGATTTTGTTGATTCCATTTTCTACTCTGTTTCATTTAACACTGTTCtaatccttcttttttcttcctgctgctagatttggattttatttgctcttcttttatAGTCCTTTAAaagatttatacttttaaatctGACttatatctttctttcctttttttttttttttgagacagggtctcactcccattgctcaggctggaatgcagtggcatgatctcagctcactgcagcctcaacttcctaagcttaggtgatcctcctacctcagcctcccaagtaactaggactacaggcacaagcaaacacgcccagctaattttctgtattcttagtagagatggggtctcaaccatgttgcccaggctggtcttgaactcctgggcttaagtgatccacccacctcagcctcccaatcacACCTGGCCTCTCTCTTCCTTGTTAACAAAGGTGTTTACTGCTGTAAATTTCCGTTTTGACATTGCCTTcactgcatcccataagttttggtatgttgtattgtCATTCATTTGTCTGCAGGTATTGTCTAACTGTCTGATTTCATCTTTGATCCATTGGTTGTTTTATTTCTATACATTTGTAAACTTTCCAGTTTCCCCACCATTGCTGGTCAGAGAAGGTACTTTGTGtaatttcaatctttttaaatttattgagacttgttttgtggtctaacatATGGTTTGTGTTACAtgtacacttgagaagaatgtatatcttcttttctgAATGCAGTATTTTATATACTTCTGTCTTAGCCCATTTGGGCCACTGTAACAAGGTAcattagactgggtaatttataaacaacagaaatttattgctcacagttctggaggctgggaagttcaagatcaaggtgccagtggATTCACTGCCTGATGAGAGCTGGTTCCTCCTAGGTATTGCCTTCTATGTGtattcacatggtagaagggcaaGAAAAGAAGCTAAcaagctccctcaggcctcttATAAGGGGATAATCCCATTCacagggctctgctctcatgacccagtcacctcccaaagtccccacctcttAATAACGTCACACTGCAGATTAGATTTCAAGATATGAATGCAGAggggaggggttgggggaggggcacaTTTAGACCACAGCGAAGTCCATTAGGTCTAGTTGGTTTATAGCACTATTCAAATCCCCTATTTCCTTAATGATCTTCTGTCTAGATGTTCTATCCATTTTTCAAAGTGGAGTACTGAAGTTTCTATTACTATAGAGCTATTTCTCCCTTCCAATCTCTCTATGTCTGTTTCAGatagtttggagatttttttctGATGTGCATCTGCTTATAATTGCCGTATCTTCTTGATGACTCTGcccttttataaatatatactgtCCTTATTTGtcatctattttgtctaatattggTATAGTCACCCCAACTTTCTTTCGGTTATTCtctgcatggaatatttttccaccTTTCACTTTAAACTTattgtgtctttgaatctaaagcCTCTTGTGGCATATAGTTGGACCATGGTTTCTTACACATTCTGTCAATATTTGCCTTTTGACTGGAGACTTCACATGTAATTACTGAAAAGGAAGGACttctgccattttatttatttttgatatatcTTTTACCTTTTTGTTCCTCAGTTCCTCTACTGCTGTATTCTTATGTATTGCCTTTTTTGTAGTGTACCATTTTAATTCTTGCCTTACTTCttgtgtccatttttttttttttttttgagagagtctaattttttgtatttttagtagagatggggtttcactgtgttagccaggatggtctcaatctcctgaccttgtgatctgcccacctcagccccccaaagtgctgggattacaggtgtgagccaccgtgcctggcctcttgtgtccatttttaagattttttttttttttttgagacagagtctcactctgtcacccaggctggagtgcagtggcgcaatctcagcttactgcaagctccacctcccaggttcacgccattctgctgcctcagcctcccgagtagctgggactaccagtgcctaccaccatgcctggctaatttttttgtatttttagtagagacggggtttcactgtgttagccaggatggtcttgatctcctgatctcgtgatctgcccgccttggcctctcaaagtgctgggattacaggcatgagccaccatgcccggcccatttttaagatttttttttgaggtggagttttgctctgtcactcaggctggagtgagtggcacaatctcatgcctctgcctgagttcaacttctgcctcctgggttcaagcaattctcctgcttcagcctcctgagtagctgggattacaggtgcccaccaccatgcccagataatttttgtatttttagtagagagggttccggcatgttggccaggctggtctcgaactcctgacctcaggtgatc
Protein-coding sequences here:
- the ZNF16 gene encoding zinc finger protein 16; its protein translation is MPSLRTRREEAEMELSAPGPSPWTPAAQARVNDAPAVTHPGSAACGTPCCSDTELEAVCPHYQQPDCDTRTEDKEFLHKEDIHEDLESQAEISENYAGDVSQVPELGDLCDDVSERDWGVPEGRRLPQSLSQEGDFTPAAMGLLMGPLEEKDLDCNGFDSHFSLSPNLMACQEIPTEERPHLYDMGGQSFQHSMDLTGLEGVPTADSPLICNECGKTFQGNPDLIQRQIVRTGEASFMCDDCGKTFSQNSVLKNRHRSHMSEKAYQCSECGKAFRGHSDFSRHQSHHSSERPYMCNECGKAFSQNSSLKKHQKSHMSEKPYECNECGKAFRRSSNLIQHQRIHSGEKPYVCSECGKAFRRSSNLIKHHRTHTGEKPFECGECGKAFSQSAHLRKHQRVHTGEKPYECNDCGKPFSRVSNLIKHHRVHTGEKPYKCSDCEKAFSQSSSLIQHRRIHTGEKPHVCNVCGKAFSYSSVLRKHQIIHTGEKPYRCSVCGKAFSHSSALIQHQGVHTGDKPYACHECGKTFGRSSNLILHQRVHTGEKPYECTECGKTFSQSSTLIQHQRIHNGLKPHECNQCGKAFNRSSNLIHHQKVHTGEKPYTCIECGKGFSQSSHLIQHQIIHTGERPYKCSECGKAFSQRSVLIQHQRIHTGVKPYDCAACGKAFSQRSKLIKHQLIHTRE